The following are encoded together in the Oreochromis aureus strain Israel breed Guangdong linkage group 18, ZZ_aureus, whole genome shotgun sequence genome:
- the cldn15la gene encoding claudin 15-like a, with protein MSTAVEAVGFIMCIISWLVNGAALVNDYWKVSTVSGSVIISQRQFENLWHACAENSAGIAECRDFESMLALPVHVQACRALMIICLLLGLGSMIVALLGLKCIKIGSTTEQSKAKIATTGGILSILAGLSCMVAASWYAARVVNDFNDPFYGGMKFELGTGLYMGWAGASLAMLGGAFLCSACKRASPKKGGYYGNAPQKVYTPTAKSEPDAKAYV; from the exons ATGTCGACAGCAGTGGAAGCGGTCGGGTTCATCATGTGCATAATCAGCTGGCTGGTTAACGGTGCAGCGCTGGTTAACGACTACTGGAAGGTTTCCACCGTGTCCGGCAGCGTGATCATCTCTCAGAGGCAGTTTGAAAACTTGTGGCACGCCTGTGCTGAGAACAGCGCTGGAATCGCCGAATGCCGGGACTTTGAATCGATGCTGGCCCTCCCCG TTCATGTACAGGCCTGTCGTGCCCTGATGATCATCTGTCTGCTGCTCGGCCTCGGCTCCATGATTGTCGCTCTGCTTGGACTCAAGTGCATCAAGATCGGCTCAACCACCGAACAATCCAAGGCCAAGATCGCCACCACTGGAGGAATCCTGAGCATCCTCGCCG GTCTCAGCTGCATGGTAGCTGCTTCCTGGTACGCAGCCAGAGTGGTTAATGACTTCAATGACCCGTTCTACGGTGGAATGAA GTTCGAGCTCGGCACCGGCCTCTACATGGGATGGGCTGGAGCCTCTCTGGCCATGCTGGGCGGAGCTTTTCTCTGCTCTGCGTGTAAGAGAGCGTCACCAAAGAAAGG CGGTTATTATGGAAATGCACCACAGAAGGTCTACACGCCCACAGCCAAATCAGAACCAGACGCCAAAGCTTATGTCTAA